Part of the Cryptosporangium arvum DSM 44712 genome, GCCGCCGGGAGCAGGATCGTCATCGTGGTGCCGACGCCGGGCGCCGAGTCCAGCCCGATCGTCCCACCGGCCTGCGACACGATTCCGTAGACCGACGCGAGCCCCAGGCCGGTGCCCTGTCCGTCGGCGGCTTTCGTGCTGAAGAACGGCTCGAACGCGCGCTCGGCCACCTCGGGTGTCATGCCCGTGCCGGTGTCGGCCACCCGGAGCCGCACGTAGGGGCCCCGGTCGAGGCCGTGCAGGGCCGCGTCCATCGCCCCGAGCACGGTGTGGTCGGTGTGCACGCTCAACGAGCCGCCGGCCGGCATCGCGTCGCGCGCGTTGACGGCGAGGTTGACCAGTACCTGCTCGATGCGTCCCGGGTCGGCGCTCACCGCGGCGGGGCGCATCGCCAGGTCCGCGGTCAGCACGATGTTGGCGCCGAGCGTGCCGGTGAGCATGCGCTGCACGTCGCGCACGACGTCGTTCAGATCGAAGACCTGCGGCCGGACGATCTCCCGGCGGCCGAACGCGAGCAGTTGCCGGGTCAGCCGGGCACCGCGCTCGGCGGCCGCGAGAACCTGGGCGACGGCCTCGCGGGCGCCGTCGAGGGCGGGGCCGGCGGTTTCCTCGAGATCCTCTTCGAGGATCGAGGCGTGGGTGCTGATGATCGCGAGCACGTTGTTGAAATCGTGGGCGACGCCCCCCGCGAGCTGTCCGAGGCTGTCCAGACGCTGGGAGCGCTGCAGTTCGTTCTCCAGGCGCTGGTGCTCGGCCTCCTGGCCCAGGCGCGCGGAGATGTCGTGGACGGTCGCGGCCACCAGGAGGCCCTGATCGGTCTCGATCGAGGCGAGTGAGATCTCGGCCGGGAACTCGGTGCCGTTCTTGCGCCGGGCCGCGAGCTGGAGCCCCTCCCCCATCCGGCGCATCCGCGGGTCCGTGACGTAGATCCCCCGGTGCCGGGCGTGGCGTTCCCGAACGTTGACCGGGAGGAGGACCTCCACCGGCTGACCCTCCAGCTCGTCGGCCGCGTACCCGAAGATGCGCTCGGCCTCGGAGTTGGCCAGCTGGATGACGCCGTCCACGTCGACGCCGATGATCGGGAGCGCGGTGGCGTCGAGCAACCAGCGGAACTTGGCCTCACCGCGGTGGCGGGCGGTGACGTCGCGGGAGACGCGGGCGGCCCCGACGATCCGGCCGTCGGCGTCGGTCACCGGGGACACCGACAGCTCCACCGTCATCCGGTGGCCGTCGCGGTGGATGCGCTGGGCTTCGTAGACCTGGACGCTCTCGCCCGCGCTGATGCGCCGGAGGATGTCGGCCTCCTCACCGGCGGTCTCCGGGGGGTAGAGCTCGGCCATCGCGCGGCCACGCATCTCGTCGGCGGTGTAGCCGTAGAGCTGCTCGGCGGCCGCGTTCCACGAGGTCACCTGGCCTTCCAGCGATTCGCCGATGATCGCGTCGCGGGCCGAGCGCACGATCGCGGCCGACCAGCTCTGCGCGGCGCCGACGCTCGCACCGGTACGCAGGGCGAGCGTGGTGCAGGGCCCGGCGGTGGTCGTCGCCGTGCCGCGGGTGACGGTCGCGGTGAAGACGGTGCCGTCCGGGCGGCGGAAGGTCGTCGTGGGCGTTTCGCCGGTGTGGTCCGGTGGGGAGAGGAGATCGGCGAGTGGCCGGTCCACGAGCTCGTGGGCCGGACACGCGAACAGCTCGGCCGCGGCCTCGTCGGCCAGCGCGACCCGGCCGTCCGGGCCGACAGCGATGAACGACAATGTTCCCATTTACCCCATAATGCCAGGCTGCGCTCAGACGAGCGGATCGGGGAACGGCTGCGTCGAGTCGGGGTAGCTGGCCAGCTCGGCGTCGACGTTGCTCTTGTTCACCAGCCAGCTCTGCGTCGTCAGCCGCGGCTTGACGGCTTTGCCGGCGGCGACCTGCCGGCAGGCGCGGACCAGGATCGCTCCCACCGACGCCGGATAGGTGGCCACGGTGGCGTCGAGCTCGCCCGCTTTGACCGCCCGGAGCCCCTCCCGGGTGCCGCCGACCGAGATGACCTTGACCGTGCCGGTCGCGTCAGCTTCGGCGATGGCCGCGGCGGCCGCGCGCCCCGTCGTGTCGCTGCTGACGAAGAGGCCGCGCAGGCCCGGGTGGGCGCCGATCGTCTCGCTGACGATGCGCTTGACGTTGGTGAAGTCGTCGTTCGTGGCGTCGGTGACCACGACGTCGAGCTTGCCGCCGGCCCCGTCCTCGAAGCCTTGGCGCTGCTGCGCCGCGTTGGCGTCGGTCGCGCTGCCGACGACCATCGCGACCGTGCTGCCGGCGGGGACGACGTCGAGCATCTCGCGGACGGCCTGATGGCCGATCTCCAGGTCGCTGGGGCCGATGAACGAGGCGATCGTGAGCCCGGCCTGCTGCGCCACCTGCTCGTCGAGCCGCTGGCCGACGTTGAAGACCTTCACGCCCTTCTTCGCGAACGCGGCGAGCGGGTCGACGAGCGCCTTCGGATCGACCGGGGCGATCGCGAAGCAGGTCATCTTCTCCGGCATGAACGCCTCGACCTTGCTGACCTGGGCGCTGGCCTCGAGGTCGTCGGCGGAGTCCGGTGAGAGGTCGACGTCGGCATCGCGGCCTTCCGCGGTGGCGGCGTCGAGCAGGGCGCCCCAGGTTTCCGACGTGGAGTCGGGGACGACCAGCCCCAGCGTGGTCCTGGTCTCGCGATCGTTCGACCGGGCGGACGCCCCGGCGTCCCCGCAGCCGGCGACCACCAGCACCAGGCTCACCCCGGCCGCGGCCACGGCGCCGCGTCGTAGTCTTCGACCCGGGCGCTCGCGCTCTGTGATCACTCTCACGGTGCTCGAAGCTAGCACTTGCGAACGTTGTTCGCCTCGATGTTCCCTACTGCATCAGCAGGTCAGACGGCTCCCTACCCCCGCAATTCTTGCGAACTGACTCTATTTCGCTCATCACTGTTAGTGAGCGCCCAGTGACAAATGCGCAATCGTCGGTGGGGTCGGGTACTTTCGCGGCGACCTGGTTCTCGGGAGGGGGCACGATGGGCGTGCGGATGGGCACTGCGGCGGGGCGCTGGGTGCTGCTCGCGACCGTGCTCGGCTCGAGCCTCGTGATGCTCGACGGCACCGTCGTCAACGTCGCGCTCGAGCGCATCGGCCAGGATCTGGACGCCGATTTCGCCGCTCTGCAGTGGATCGTGAACGCCTACACGCTCGCGCTCGCGGCGCTGATCCTGCTCGGCGGCGCGCTCGGCGATCGCTTCGGCCGGCGGCGGGTGTTCCTGTTCGGGGTCGCCTGGTTCGCGCTGGCGTCGCTGCTCTGCGCGGTGGCACCCACCGCCGAGATGCTGGCCGGCGCGCGGGCGCTGCAGGGCATCGGCGGAGCGCTGCTGACGCCGGGAAGCCTGGCGATGATCGCGGCGACGTTCGACCCCGCCGACCGCTCGCGGGCCGTCGGGGCGTGGTCGGCGTTCGGCGGTATCGCGGGCGCGATCGGCCCGTTCGTCGGCGGGTGGCTGGTCGAGTGGGACTGGCGAGCGGTGTTCCTGCTGAACCTGCCGCTGGCGGTCGTGGTCATGATCGTGGCCCGCGTGCACGTGCCGGAGTCACGCGACCCCGACACGGTGCGCGGCTTCGACGTGAGCGGCACGGTCGTCGGGGCCGGTGGGCTCGGCGTGCTCACGTACGGGCTGATCGCCGCCGGGGGGCGTGGGTTCGACGGGTTGGTCGGCGCGCTCGTGGCCACCGGCCTGGTGCTGCTCGGCGTGTTCCTGGTCATCGAGCGGCGGTCGCCGCACCCGCTGGTGCCGCTGGACCTGTTCACGAACCGCACGTTCAGCGCGGTCAACGGCGTCACGTTCGCGGTCTACGCCGCGCTCGGCGTCTTCTTCTTCCTGCTGGTGCTGCAACTGCAGGTGGTGGCCGGGTTCTCGCCGCTGGCCGCGGGCACCGCACTGCTGCCGGTGACCGCGGTGATGCTGCTGCTGTCGTCGCGCACCGGCGCGCTCGCCGACCGCATCGGCGCCCGGATCCCCCTGACCGCCGGCCCACTGGTGGCCGCAGCCGGTTTACTGCTCGTCACCCGGGTCGGAGAGGACGCGTCCTACGTCACCACGGTGCTGCCCGCCGTGCTGGTGTTCGGCCTGGGCCTGTCGCTGACGGTGGCGCCGCTCACCGCCACCGTGCTGGGCTCGGCGGAGTCACGCCACGCGGGGATCGCGTCGGGCGTGAACAACGCGGTCGCCCGGGCGGCGGGGCTGCTGTCGGTGGCCGTGATCCCGGTGGTGGCGGGGTTGTCGGGCCAGGCGTACGCGAATCCCGAGGTGATGGCCGACGGATTCCGCATGGCGATGACGATCTCGGCGGGGCTGCTCGGGGTGGGTGCGGTGCTGGCGTTCGCACTGATCCGGACGCCGGCGCGGGTCTCGACGGCGGCGGCGCCGACGGGGGTGGCGCCGACGGGGGTGGCCGCTGCTCCGGAGGTGGTACCCGGGTCTGTTGCCGGCGCGGAGGTTGGCGCTGGTTCTGCTGTGGCGCCTGATGGTGGGGTGGCGCGAGGAGACAGCGAGACGGATGGGGTGGGAGCCGGCTTCGATCTCGCGAAGTGCCTGCACTGCGGCATCACCGGACCTCAACTGCATCCGGGGCCAGCGGTGTCCGCCGAGGCGCAGCCTGGTTCGCGCTAGCGGCGCTGTGTGCGCGGAGTGAGTCGTTTTGCCCTCGGCGATGAGTGTGCGCCGGGGGTCGTCGGGTTCCGGCGGTTCAGTGCTTGCGCGCTCTGGTGTTCGGGGCTTGCGCGCTCTGGGCTCAGGCGCTTGCGGGTTCTGCGCGCACCGCCGTCGGGCGGTGGGGTGTGCCGCCAGGCCGGAGACGCCGCCCGGCGAAGGGGTTAGGTGCCGCCCAGCGATCGGGTAGTTAGGGCGGACCAACTGCGTGGACACCACCGCGGGAACGCCACTGCGGGAACGCCACCGCACGGAGGCCCGGCGCACGGAGGCCCACCGCACGGAGGCCCGGCGCACGGGCACCGCCGCGCGGATGCTCGCCGCGGGGACACCGCCCGCTGCGTGGGGCCCGCTGTGTTGAGGCCCGCTGTGTGGAGGCCCGCTGTGTAGAGGCCGCTGCGTGGAGCACCGCTGTGTAGAGGCCCGCTGTGTAGAGGCCGCTGCGTGGAGCCCCGCTGCATAGCGGCCCACCACGCGGACGCCACCACCGAGAGGCACGCCGCATAGTGGCCGCCTTGTGGACGCCACCCACTTGGACACGACTGTGTGGAAGCCCAGCGTGCGGAAGCCCAGCCGGATGGAGGCCCACCCTGGGACCACCGCTGGGAGGTGGCGCCGGGGAGGTCTGCCGCGGAGGACTTCTGGATGAGCGCCGCCAGGGAGGCAACGCCGGACAGGAACTTCTCCGAGGTCCGGCGCTGAAGTGAAGAAAGTTCAGCTGGGTGCCGCTAGAGACCACGCCGAGGAGGTTCACCGGGGGGCAACGCCACTCAGCACCACCAAGGACCGCCGTTTGCCGCCGCCGCCTGCCATCGCCGCCGCAGGCTGCCAGCGTCGCCGGTACGAGGCACCTGCGAACGCGACCGGCAATGGGGCACCTGCGAGCGCCACCGACACGGGCACCGGCCGTTGATACCGGGCAACACCGACAGCCGGTGCCAAGCACTACCGAGGGCTAAGGGCCCGGCACGCCGAACACCAGGGCCGTCATGCCGAACGCCAGGCCGGGCACGCCGACAGCCAAGGCGGGCACGTCGAACGCCACGGCCGAGGCCACCTCGAGCCCGGCGCCACCCGAACACCGGGACCGCCCGAACACCAGGCCCGCCTTCTCGGAGGCGAGACGGATGGGCGCCGCCGGGAGGGGCGCCCATCCGGTGGGGTCAGCGCTTGCGGTTGCGCTTGTCGTCGGGGGATTCGGTGCCGCCGCCTACCAGGCCCGCGCGGCGCAGGGCGTCGGCGAGGGCACCCTCGGGCTCGGGGCGGCCTCGGCGCTGGCCGTCGCGGGAGCCCTGGCCGCCGCGTGGGCCGCCGCCCTGGCCGCCACCGCCGCCGTAGCCACCGCGGGAGCCGCCACCGCCACCGTGGCCGCCACCGCCACCGTGGCCGCTACCGCTGCCGTGGCCACCTCCGCCACCGTGGCCGCCACCGCTGCCGCGCTGGCCGTCGCGGCCTCCGCTACCTTGGCCGCCGCCCGGGCCACGACCATCACGGCCCTGACCACCCGAACCACGACCATCCCGACCCTGACCGCCGGAACCCTGCCCGCCGGAACCCTGACCGCCGGAACCCTGCCCGCCGGAACCCTGACCGCCGCCGCGGGGGCCTCGGTCGCCGGGGTTGGCGCCTCGGTCGGGGCGCGGGCCGCGGGGGCCGCCCTGGCCGCGAGCGTTGCGGGGCGAGCCGCCGGCACCGGCCTCGTCGTCCAGGCGCAGGGTCAGCGAGATGCGCTTGCGCGGGGCGTCCACGTCGAGAACCTTCACGCGGACGATGTCGCCGGGCTTCACGACGTCGCGGGGGTCGTTGACGAAGGACTTGGACATCGCCGACACGTGCACCAGACCGTCCTGGTGGACGCCCACGTCGACGAACGCGCCGAACGCGGCGACGTTGGTGACGACGCCCTCGAGCACCAGGCCCGGGGACAGGTCGGAGAGGGTTTCGATGCCCTCGGTGAACGTGGCGGTCTTGAACTCCGGCCGGGGGTCGCGGCCGGGTTTCTCCAGTTCGGTGAGGATGTCGGTGACGGTGGGCAGGCCGAAGCGGTCGTCGACGAAGTCCGTGGGCTTCAGGGCCCGCAGGGTCGTCGTGTTGCCGAGCAGACCGCTGACGTCGCTGCCGGTGGTCTCGACGATCCGCCGCACCACCGGGTAGGCCTCGGGGTGGACGCTCGTGGAGTCGAGCGGGTCGACACCGCCCGGGATGCGCAGGAAGCCCGCGCACTGCTCGAACGCCTTCGGGCCCAGCCTCGGCACCGCGGAGAGGCCGGCGCGCGAGCGGAACGGGCCGTGGGCGTCGCGGTGGACGACGATGTTCTCGGCCAGGCCGGTGGTGATGCCCGAGACCCTCGCCAGCAGCGGCACGGACGCGGTGTTCAGGTCGACGCCGACCGCGTTCACGCAGTCCTCGACGACCGCGTCGAGCGACTTCGACAGCTTCAGCTCGGACAGGTCGTGCTGGTACTGGCCGACGCCGATCGACTTCGGGTCGATCTTCACCAGCTCGGCCAGCGGGTCCTGCAGGCGGCGGGCGATCGAGACCGCGCCGCGCAGCGACACGTCGAGACCGGGCAGTTCCGCGGACGCGTACGCGGACGCCGAGTACACCGACGCGCCGGCCTCGGAGACGACGACCTTGGTGAGCTTCAGCTCGGGGTGCTTGGCGATGAGCTCGGCGGCCAGCTTGTCGGTCTCGCGCGACGCGGTGCCGTTGCCGATCGCGATCAGGTCGACGCCGTGCGCGGCGGCCAGCCTGGCCAGCGTCGCGAGCGACTCGTCCCATCGGCGGCGCGGCTCGTGCGGGTAGATCGTGTCGGTGGCGGTGACCTTGCCGGTGCCGTCGACGACCGCGACCTTGACGCCGGTGCGCAGGCCCGGGTCGAGCCCCATCGTGGACCGGGTGCCGGCGGGCGCGGCCAGCAGCAGATCACGCAGGTTGCCGGCGAACACCGCGACCGCGTCGTCCTCGGCGGACTGGCGCAGCCGCAGGCGCAGGTCGATGCCGAGGCGCACGAGGATGCGGGTGCGCCAGGCCCAGCGGACGGTGTCGATCAGCCACCGGTCGGCCGGGCGCCCGGCGTCGCGGATGCCGAATTTGGCCGCGATGCGCACCTCGTAGTCGCTCGCGCCGGTGGGCGGCGGGGCGCCCTCGGGGAGCGGTTCGTCGGACGCGAAGTCGAGGTCGAGCACCTCCTCCTTCTCGCCGCGGAAGAGCGCCAGGATGCGGTGCGACGGCAGGCGCGTGTACGGCTCGGAGAACGCGAACCAGTCGGCGAACTTGGCGCCGACCTCCTCCTTGCCCTCGCGGACCCGTGACGCGACGTGCCCGCGCTCCCACATGCGCTCGCGCAGCTCGCCGATCAGGTCGGCGTCCTCACCGAAGCGCTCGACGAGGATCGAACGGGCGCCGTCGAGCGCGGCCGCGACGTCGGCGACGTTCTTCTCCGCGTCGACGTAGCGGGCGGCGAGCTCCTGCGGGTCGTTCGCGGGCTCGGACAGCAGCGTCTCGGCCAGCGGCTCGAGCCCGGCCTCGCGCGCGATCTGCGCCTTGGTGCGCCGCTTCGGCTTGTAGGGCGCGTAGATGTCTTCCAGCCGGGCCTTCGAGTCGGCCGCCTGGATGCGTTCGAGCAATGCGTCGTCGAGCTTGCCCTGGCCGCGGATGGACTCGACGATCGCGCCGCGCCGCTCCTCGAGCTCACGCAGGTACCCCAGGCGCTCCTCGAGCGTGCGCAGCTGGGCGTCGTCGAGAGCTCCGGTTTGTTCCTTGCGGTACCGGGCGATGAACGGCACCGTCGAGCCACCGTCGAGAAGGCCGACCGCGGCATCGACCTGCCGTTCCGCGACGCCGAGCTCGTCGGCGATGCGCCGGCCGATCGACGCCGCTCCGGTCAGCCCGACACCGGCCGGGCCCGCCTCGCGTGCCCTCACCGATTCTGTTCCCACGCAGCTCCGCCTATCGCTCTGCGCCGGCGGGTACGCCGGCGCGGTTCCGTTCTCCGTGCGAAACCGTAGCGTCCGGGGCCCCGGTGCGCGCGCGTCGTCCACAGGTTCGAATTTTCAATGTTTCGTTGACAACGAAGTATGTATAGTGGCGGTCATGGCTGACGCATTCACCCCACCGAGCGCGAGCCGGGCCCGCGCCGAACGCACCTACACCGCCCTGTTCCGCCTGGCCGAGCGGCATGCGGCCACCGAAGCCGACCGCGCCCGCCAGATCAACGGAGCCGTGCTCGGGCCGCACGAAGCGGTGCGGCTGGTCGCCTTCCTCGCCGGTGGTTCGGCGGCGTACCGGGAGGGCGAGCCGCCGGTCGACACCGACGACCTCACCGCCGCGCTCACCCTCGTCCCCCTGGTGCGCACGGAGCTCGACGAACTGGAACTCGGCCTGCTCACGATGGCGCGCGGACGGGGGATGACCTGGGCCGACATCGCGTTCGGGCTCGGGCTCGGCAGCGCCCAGGCCGCCTCCCAGCGCCACGACCGGCTCGCCGCCCGCGCCACCGACCCGGACCAAAGCGAAGCACGTTAAGACCCTCGAACACGGGCACCCCTTTCCCGTCATAACCGGAGGAAGGGGTTGAAATGAGACGACGCATCATCGCCGCGCTCACGTTCACCGGGCTGATCGGCGTCGGGGTGGCGGCCTTCGGGGCCACCGACGCGGGGCTGAACGCGCAGGACCGGCTGTTCCTGCGCTCGGCCCACCAGGGCCACCTGGCCGAGATCAGCGGTGCGCGGATCGCGCAGCACCGGTCCGCCACCACCAGCGTGCGCGAGCTGGCCACCCGCTGGATCACCGACCACACCGCGCTCGACCTGCGGCTGTCCCAGGCCGCGGTCGCGCTCGACGTCGTCCTGCCGGCGGGCCCGGACGCCGCGCA contains:
- a CDS encoding hybrid sensor histidine kinase/response regulator, with protein sequence MGTLSFIAVGPDGRVALADEAAAELFACPAHELVDRPLADLLSPPDHTGETPTTTFRRPDGTVFTATVTRGTATTTAGPCTTLALRTGASVGAAQSWSAAIVRSARDAIIGESLEGQVTSWNAAAEQLYGYTADEMRGRAMAELYPPETAGEEADILRRISAGESVQVYEAQRIHRDGHRMTVELSVSPVTDADGRIVGAARVSRDVTARHRGEAKFRWLLDATALPIIGVDVDGVIQLANSEAERIFGYAADELEGQPVEVLLPVNVRERHARHRGIYVTDPRMRRMGEGLQLAARRKNGTEFPAEISLASIETDQGLLVAATVHDISARLGQEAEHQRLENELQRSQRLDSLGQLAGGVAHDFNNVLAIISTHASILEEDLEETAGPALDGAREAVAQVLAAAERGARLTRQLLAFGRREIVRPQVFDLNDVVRDVQRMLTGTLGANIVLTADLAMRPAAVSADPGRIEQVLVNLAVNARDAMPAGGSLSVHTDHTVLGAMDAALHGLDRGPYVRLRVADTGTGMTPEVAERAFEPFFSTKAADGQGTGLGLASVYGIVSQAGGTIGLDSAPGVGTTMTILLPAADAAIPAPGEAPGTEPRAGFGTILLVDDERDLRASIETILTRAGYTVISAASGAEAVDLAATYSGRLDLLLTDITMPGLSGREVADQVRALYPAVAVLYMSGFAQRLLTSKGTIDPEVTLIEKPFNRRDLLAAIDEVLRLPV
- a CDS encoding substrate-binding domain-containing protein, with product MRVITERERPGRRLRRGAVAAAGVSLVLVVAGCGDAGASARSNDRETRTTLGLVVPDSTSETWGALLDAATAEGRDADVDLSPDSADDLEASAQVSKVEAFMPEKMTCFAIAPVDPKALVDPLAAFAKKGVKVFNVGQRLDEQVAQQAGLTIASFIGPSDLEIGHQAVREMLDVVPAGSTVAMVVGSATDANAAQQRQGFEDGAGGKLDVVVTDATNDDFTNVKRIVSETIGAHPGLRGLFVSSDTTGRAAAAAIAEADATGTVKVISVGGTREGLRAVKAGELDATVATYPASVGAILVRACRQVAAGKAVKPRLTTQSWLVNKSNVDAELASYPDSTQPFPDPLV
- a CDS encoding DHA2 family efflux MFS transporter permease subunit; the encoded protein is MGVRMGTAAGRWVLLATVLGSSLVMLDGTVVNVALERIGQDLDADFAALQWIVNAYTLALAALILLGGALGDRFGRRRVFLFGVAWFALASLLCAVAPTAEMLAGARALQGIGGALLTPGSLAMIAATFDPADRSRAVGAWSAFGGIAGAIGPFVGGWLVEWDWRAVFLLNLPLAVVVMIVARVHVPESRDPDTVRGFDVSGTVVGAGGLGVLTYGLIAAGGRGFDGLVGALVATGLVLLGVFLVIERRSPHPLVPLDLFTNRTFSAVNGVTFAVYAALGVFFFLLVLQLQVVAGFSPLAAGTALLPVTAVMLLLSSRTGALADRIGARIPLTAGPLVAAAGLLLVTRVGEDASYVTTVLPAVLVFGLGLSLTVAPLTATVLGSAESRHAGIASGVNNAVARAAGLLSVAVIPVVAGLSGQAYANPEVMADGFRMAMTISAGLLGVGAVLAFALIRTPARVSTAAAPTGVAPTGVAAAPEVVPGSVAGAEVGAGSAVAPDGGVARGDSETDGVGAGFDLAKCLHCGITGPQLHPGPAVSAEAQPGSR
- a CDS encoding Tex family protein produces the protein MRAREAGPAGVGLTGAASIGRRIADELGVAERQVDAAVGLLDGGSTVPFIARYRKEQTGALDDAQLRTLEERLGYLRELEERRGAIVESIRGQGKLDDALLERIQAADSKARLEDIYAPYKPKRRTKAQIAREAGLEPLAETLLSEPANDPQELAARYVDAEKNVADVAAALDGARSILVERFGEDADLIGELRERMWERGHVASRVREGKEEVGAKFADWFAFSEPYTRLPSHRILALFRGEKEEVLDLDFASDEPLPEGAPPPTGASDYEVRIAAKFGIRDAGRPADRWLIDTVRWAWRTRILVRLGIDLRLRLRQSAEDDAVAVFAGNLRDLLLAAPAGTRSTMGLDPGLRTGVKVAVVDGTGKVTATDTIYPHEPRRRWDESLATLARLAAAHGVDLIAIGNGTASRETDKLAAELIAKHPELKLTKVVVSEAGASVYSASAYASAELPGLDVSLRGAVSIARRLQDPLAELVKIDPKSIGVGQYQHDLSELKLSKSLDAVVEDCVNAVGVDLNTASVPLLARVSGITTGLAENIVVHRDAHGPFRSRAGLSAVPRLGPKAFEQCAGFLRIPGGVDPLDSTSVHPEAYPVVRRIVETTGSDVSGLLGNTTTLRALKPTDFVDDRFGLPTVTDILTELEKPGRDPRPEFKTATFTEGIETLSDLSPGLVLEGVVTNVAAFGAFVDVGVHQDGLVHVSAMSKSFVNDPRDVVKPGDIVRVKVLDVDAPRKRISLTLRLDDEAGAGGSPRNARGQGGPRGPRPDRGANPGDRGPRGGGQGSGGQGSGGQGSGGQGSGGQGRDGRGSGGQGRDGRGPGGGQGSGGRDGQRGSGGGHGGGGGHGSGSGHGGGGGHGGGGGSRGGYGGGGGQGGGPRGGQGSRDGQRRGRPEPEGALADALRRAGLVGGGTESPDDKRNRKR